In the Vitis vinifera cultivar Pinot Noir 40024 chromosome 2, ASM3070453v1 genome, one interval contains:
- the LOC100245481 gene encoding uncharacterized protein LOC100245481, with translation MTLNCLNCGPALQRTDSDTQKRYEDRSRLRLCRGVERSWSGNLAPPPPPYGSMRHGSAKKAGKGHRRLNSVGEEPKLIRSGGMRRDWSFEDLRQRRDEKRILLNKA, from the coding sequence ATGACTCTCAACTGCTTGAACTGTGGGCCTGCCTTGCAACGGACAGACTCAGACACACAGAAGAGGTATGAAGATAGGTCACGTTTAAGACTCTGTAGAGGGGTTGAGAGAAGCTGGTCTGGCAACTTGGCTCCACCCCCGCCACCATACGGGTCAATGAGACATGGTTCGGCCAAGAAGGCCGGGAAGGGTCATCGCAGGCTCAATAGTGTAGGAGAGGAGCCCAAATTGATACGAAGTGGTGGAATGAGAAGGGATTGGAGCTTTGAGGATCTGAGACAAAGAAGAGATGAGAAGAGAATACTGCTCAATAAGGCCTAg
- the LOC100250607 gene encoding transcription factor MYC2 has product MTEYRVPTMNLWTDDNASMMEAFISSDLSSFSWGPSSAASTSTPAPDPSRNLAQSQPSMAVFNQETLQQRLQALIEGARESWTYAIFWQSSVDFSGASLLGWGDGYYKGEEDKGKRKMTPSSVSEQEHRKKVLRELNSLISGTASSSDDAVDEEVTDTEWFFLVSMTQSFVNGAGLPGQALFNSSPVWVVGTERLMSSPCERARQAQVFGLQTMVCIPSANGVVELGSTELIYQSSDLMNKVRVLFNFNNLEVGSWPIGAAAPDQGESDPSSLWISDPTSNVEIKDSVNATATGASNPIGNQQNSKSIQFENPSSSSLTENPSIMHNPQQQQQIHTQGFFTRELNFSEFGFDGNNGRNGNLHSLKPESGEILNFGDSKRSSCSANGNMFSGHSQVVAEENKKRRSPTSRGSAEEGMLSFTSGVILPSSCVVKSSGGGGDSDHSDLEASVVREADSSRVVEPEKRPRKRGRKPANGREEPLNHVEAERQRREKLNQRFYALRAVVPNVSKMDKASLLGDAISYINELRTKLQSAESDKEDLQKEVNSMKKELASKDSQYSGSSRPPPDQDLKMSNHHGSKLVEMDIDVKIIGWDAMIRIQCSKKNHPAAKLMGALKELDLDVNHASVSVVNDLMIQQATVKMGSRFYTQDQLRLALSSKFADSR; this is encoded by the coding sequence ATGACGGAATATCGTGTGCCAACCATGAATCTGTGGACCGACGATAACGCTTCTATGATGGAGGCTTTTATAAGCTCTGATCTCTCTTCCTTTAGTTGGGGGCCATCCTCCGCTGCTTCTACGTCTACTCCTGCGCCTGACCCGTCAAGGAATCTCGCCCAATCTCAGCCTTCCATGGCCGTCTTCAACCAGGAGACCCTCCAGCAGCGACTTCAAGCCCTAATTGAAGGCGCCCGAGAGAGCTGGACCTACGCAATTTTTTGGCAGTCCAGCGTTGATTTCTCGGGTGCCTCTTTGTTAGGATGGGGTGACGGCTACTATAAAGGTGAGGAAGATAAAGGGAAGAGGAAGATGACCCCGTCGTCTGTTTCCGAGCAGGAGCACCGGAAGAAAGTGCTCCGGGAGCTGAATTCGCTCATTTCTGGGACGGCGTCGTCGTCGGACGACGCTGTCGATGAGGAGGTCACCGACACCGAGTGGTTCTTCCTTGTATCGATGACTCAGTCGTTTGTGAACGGCGCTGGGTTGCCGGGTCAGGCGCTCTTCAACTCGAGTCCGGTGTGGGTTGTCGGAACCGAACGGCTCATGAGTTCTCCTTGCGAGAGAGCCCGGCAGGCGCAGGTGTTCGGGTTACAGACTATGGTTTGTATACCATCGGCTAACGGCGTCGTCGAACTGGGCTCCACCGAATTGATTTACCAGAGCTCAGATCTGATGAACAAGGTTAGAGTTTTGTTCAATTTCAATAACCTTGAAGTTGGTTCATGGCCGATCGGAGCCGCCGCTCCCGACCAGGGCGAGAGCGATCCTTCGTCGCTCTGGATCTCCGATCCGACCTCTAATGTCGAAATCAAGGATTCTGTGAATGCTACAGCTACTGGAGCTTCCAATCCCATTGGTAATCAGCAGAATTCCAAGTCAATTCAATTTGAGAACCCTAGCTCAAGTAGTTTAACTGAAAACCCTAGTATTATGCATAATCCTCAGCAGCAACAGCAGATTCACACGCAGGGTTTTTTCACTAGGGAGTTGAATTTCTCAGAATTTGGATTTGATGGAAATAATGGGAGAAATGGTAACTTGCATTCCCTGAAGCCCGAGTCTggggaaattttgaattttggagaCAGTAAGAGGAGTTCTTGTAGTGCGAATGGGAATATGTTTTCAGGTCATTCACAGGTAGTTGCAGAGGAAAATAAGAAGAGGAGGTCACCGACTTCAAGAGGAAGTGCCGAAGAAGGCATGCTTTCGTTTACTTCAGGTGTGATATTGCCATCCTCTTGTGTGGTGAAGTcaagtggtggtggtggagattCTGATCACTCGGATCTTGAAGCTTCAGTGGTTCGGGAGGCAGATAGTAGTAGAGTGGTGGAACCAGAAAAAAGGCCTAGGAAGCGTGGGAGAAAACCTGCAAATGGAAGGGAAGAGCCATTGAATCATGTGGAGGCAGAGCGGCAGAGGAGGGAGAAGCTTAACCAGAGGTTTTATGCCCTCCGAGCTGTGGTTCCAAATGTGTCAAAGATGGATAAAGCCTCCCTTCTTGGTGATGCAATTTCATATATCAATGAGCTCAGGACAAAGCTACAAAGTGCAGAGTCGGACAAGGAGGACCTTCAGAAGGAAGTGAATTCAATGAAGAAGGAGTTGGCTAGTAAAGATTCACAGTACTCCGGTTCATCTCGACCACCTCCAGACCAAGATCTCAAGATGTCGAATCACCACGGTAGCAAATTGGTAGAAATGGATATTGATGTGAAGATAATCGGGTGGGATGCCATGATTCGAATTCAGTGTAGTAAAAAGAACCATCCTGCTGCAAAGCTTATGGGGGCTCTCAAGGAGCTGGACCTAGATGTGAACCACGCGAGTGTGTCGGTggtgaatgatttgatgatccAACAGGCAACCGTGAAGATGGGAAGTAGGTTTTACACTCAAGATCAGCTGAGGCTAGCCCTGTCATCCAAATTTGCAGACAGCAGGTAG